agtggagCTGCTTCGGTTGCAGCAGGGGAGGGTCTCTGTAACCTCTGTTTAATGGATCCTAATAGAGTCTCCATTCCGGTACCACTGTCCAGTCAAAAGAACTCTGCCTTAGAATCCTTGTGGCTGACAATAGTAACAGTCACTATTCCAGCCTAGGCAGGGCTAAGCCCTTCACACACTTTAGCTCAGTCAACCCTCCCAACAGCCTTGGTCCTCACAATAGGTAAGTATTTCACAGCAGCGTAGAAACTCAGAGCCCAGGCCTGCTACTTCCCCACGCCTCTGTCCTCACTCCTGTGGCCTAGGCCCCTTGCCCTGGTCCCAGGTCCAGATTGGTAGAAAAAGGATAAAGTGTCTATCCCCAAAGGGATTAGAAAATGAAAGGTTTCTACTGGCTAAGTCTTCAGAGGGAAAGGGGGCAGGAGCTTCCTGGGTCCGGGTTTCCACCGAGGTGGAAGCTCATTATATAGTGGCTTGGGGTGTGCGTGCCAGCAACccaccaccccccgcccccagcaACCACACAGGTGAATGTTTGACAGTGCGCAATTCAGACGGGCATTCATTAGGCAACAGACCCATGTCAGCTTAATCACAGGCAGGGAGAAGAGCAAAAAAATTGGATCAGCCTATATGTGCCCTAGCAAAAGTCAATGATAGGCATCAATACTTGCAAAAGGCTGCTCTTATTATAATAATGTGCATCTTAAGACACCTGGGGTTGGAAGGAAATTTTGGAGCATATAGAGGACACCTCCCCTGGCACAAATTATATCCATGAAGTTATTTACTAAACACCTCCATGTGCCAGGCAATGGGTCAGGTGCCTGCTGCTGAGCCAGGTGCTAAGTACACAGAGGGGATGTCACTGAATAATAAGCACTTTGTGAATTTAGAAGACTGGTCCAATTGGCCAGGAAGCCTCTGCTTCGGCCACATCCTCTTGTACACCACAAAATCCAGTCTTTGCAAGATCTTTTATGAACTCCATCCAGGGCTTGGCATTCATGGTGTTAACTTGGACAAGTCTCTAAATACTTCTCACACCATCCTCTGCATAGAGTGCTGCTACTGTCTCTCTTAttatctaaattattttctttctggacTCTGCTTCAGGTGCTACCCATTCCAGGACACCTCCTGACAGACCTAGACAGGAGTTGCCCATCTGATGGGCTGCCATCAATCCCGAGTGTACCCCACCACTCCATTCTACTCATtgcatttgtctgttttcatgtcTCTTCACAGCACACACTGAAATAACAGAGGTGCTTAGCAAACATTTCAGGAGAGAAATGAGCTTCTCTGGGCTGTAGTTACTTCTGTTAAGTAAGGTACACTATAGATGCGACTGTCTATCAAGCCCCAGCAACCTTGATATTCGCGGATCTCAGACTCGAGTAGGGCTGCCGGGCAGATGTTGTTGCTGGGAGTTGGGTGGTCTCCTAGGAGGGTTCCAATCAAATTTGCAGCACACGGCTTTTCCTAGGGAAACCATGTGTAAGCCTGGATTACTTGTGCCCTATGTAATCCTGGTTACTCCAGAGCTATTGTTACTCTCTCCCTAAGAACATACGGACTCTTAACATTGTAGCAAGAGTAAACAAGCTTGGTGGCTAACCAGACATGGGGTCCAGTCTTGGGCCTATCACTTACAAGTTGTTTAACCTTGGACAAGGCATGCACATTTCTGGGTTTATTTCCTAATCTGTATTAGGAACGTAAGTCAGGTCACCTACAGTTGTTGTAACGATTCAGTGTGAGCTATTGCATCCAGATTGGACAGCATATGCCCCGATATGATGAAAGGGAGATTCCGTGTCTTAAATTAGTAGCAGTGGCTCACCCTGAAAGAGCAAATGCCTGGAAGAAGATATGAGCTTCTGCTTGGTGTGTGGTGATCACAAAGCACaggtggcaaaaaataaaataaaaaataaaaaataaaaaaaaaaatcatcattttccAGACTCTAACATTTTAGTTAAATACGCACAATTTTATTGATTGAAGAGATTAGGACAAAAACATTAAACCAAATACAGGACAAAGCACCAGAGGCCATAGATCCCCACCATGCATGTCACCAATCTCTCCTCCTCCAAGGTACTTAAAAAataggggagagggaagaaaaaaaggtccTTCTTGACACAGCACCATCttcagaatgttaaaaaaaaaaaaaccttctctcCTTTATATCTTCCATTAGCAAAATAGAATCAAGGGCAAATCCATGGCCGCCTTGTCTCCTGGTTACGAAGGGTGAAGCCGCCCTCCTGGGAACGTGAGGACAGGGCTCCTGCTGCGCAGGCATAAAGCATCCAAGAGGCCGCACATACATGCCACACACTATAATGAAGCACAGATTCAAGTAACATTTACATACTAGAGTCCACGTGTCACCTACCCGAAAACAGGACCATTTCACAAAACATATACAGGCAGTCAAATCCAAACAAGTGAGGTACTgggaacacaaatatttatgCCAAAAGAGTTCTGTATCATACAGCAATAgaaaagccataataaaaaacattttgcCACTCGAAATCAAATAAAGCTATCTAGAAAAGCCAAGTAAAAGGTTATTTCAGAGACAGAAATActcaaacaaggaaaaaaaatcgtAAATGTTAACTACAGCATGTAATATGTCATCCCAAGTCAACCCGTAATTGAAGTACTGGCTTAATACATCACAATGTGACATTTTCCTTAATAAATAGAAGAGTTCTTGAAAATACAAAGGTGCGTATTGGGATAGAgagctgtttttatttatatcatcaTAGCTTTCAGCTAATTATCCTTCCCGCTCGTCTCTACTGGGGTTTTTTGTCCAAACCAGAGGGCCTTACAAGCCAAAAGGATCATTCTCCGTAAAGAAAACGAAATAGCTGCCCTGTATTTTATACACGTGGGACAACCTGCTTTGTTTCACTAGCTTctaataaaacaaagacaaatgttTAGTTGCGATCAGAGTGCTGCAAAAGCGTCAGACTCCAGGAGCTTGCTAAAATCTCAGGCCATTGCTATCACCTCAGCAAAGAGGAATGCCTGTCACACAAACCCTCATCGTTCAAAAGCAAAACATGAAAAAGGAGTtggatttctcttttcctttcttcttcccttttctttccccctttaAACTAAGATAGCAGTAATGCATCTGGACGTTTGACTTCTAATAGCTTCCTGCCACGAACCAATTGACACAAAACAGAATAGCTTGTTaaaggacagattttttttccccttcagggAGCAAAGCATTAACATGTCATTTCCTGACCAGGATATTAAATAGTTTATTTAGAAGAAATGAGTTGAAGTGAGCGATTAAGAGACACAAACtggacttttgttttcttttagtgtaGCACCCAGGTTTCATGTCAGTCTGTGTGCaccgaattttttttttaagtgaacctCATTAATTACCAGCTAGGTGGTTGGcttgtttcaaagaaaaacaaattcttgGCCAACTGTTCCTTCCCTGAATCCTAACAAGAAGTTAAATGCTAACAGTGCGATGCCAGGATGTGTGTTTGAGGCAGAGAGTTTTCATTCTGTGAGGATCTGCAACTATTttggaacaaaatgaaaagtggGGTAGGCGGAAGTGGCCCAAGTGGCAAGGGGTGGTCTCCCAGGCTATGTTAGGGAAGACAAGCTCCAGGGGGCTCCCATCCATCTCACCCCAACCCCCATCCCACGCCTCTTGCCCCCTTGCTACATGGTCAGTCAGCTCCTTGAAGGTTATCCTTCTCTGAACCAAGAAACTTAAGAGTGTGAATGTCTTTTTTGCTACTCAGCCAGGCAATTCGTGTCCCCTGGAAGAACTCCTTTCCGCTGCCCTCGCTCACTCCTGGTACCTGCTAAGTCTCTGTGGGGCATGAGCTCAGTTAAAGAAAGGGTCCAAGTTCTCTTCCATGTTGACGTCCGGCACCAACTGGTCAGACACTTCCTTAGCACCATATCCTGAATTCGAGACGCTAAAATCTGTAGAAAACCAAGGATGGTCCAGAATTTCCTGCGAGGTCAGCCGCTCCGAGGGCTCCCGCCGCAGAATGCTTCGGATGAGGCACTTGgccttgggtgacagagtctctGGAATGTTGAACTGGCCACGCCGGATCTTGCTGAAGAGGGAGCTGGGTTCAATGTCATGGAAAGGGTACCGCCCCACCAACATGGTGTACAGCATCACCCCCAGGCTCCACACGTCGGCTGCTTTGCCCGAGTAGCTGCCGCTGGTGTTCAAGATCTCTGGGCTTACGTAAGCCGGGCAGCCATGCTTGTCGGAGAGGGAATCATCGTCTCCCCGCAGAATGTAGGCGTCTTCCAGGCTTTCCAGCTTGACCCGAGTCCTgcaagaaaggaggaaaacataAGCTCCTGAGGGTGCTCGGAGACACGTTACCACCAGCATCATAACATACCCGACTATAGTGTTTCCGAAGACTCCTcattcacattcattcattcatctgaccAGCCAAACATTACTCACTGAGCACCCTCTAGCTGCCAGCTCCTATTCCAGGGCTGACGACACCCACATGGGTGAACAAGACTGACAAGGTCTTTTCATGCCGCTGACAATCCACTGGGGAGCTCAAACCTTGAGCACCTTAGCGAACCATGAATCACATTATCATCACCCTTGTGAAGACGGAACAAGAGATTAAGTAGCTTTCTCAATGTCACATTTGCATAATGCTAGGGCACCACAGAATTCAAACCGAGATCTAACCAACCAGGAAGCCCACAGCTTTGTCTACAACTTTTAGCAGACTTGTAACTAACGTGACAGAACACAGTCCACAACGAGCTTTCACCTTACTTGCATTTTGGCCTCACTACAGCCCTTTGTATTCGACATGCAGGATATtaatatcccattttacagatgagaatatcGACACTCAGAGAGTTTGAGTAACTTCCCCAAACCTGTTAGCTGGGAAATGGAGAAGACTTGATCTCACATCTTCCTAAGTTGATGCTGCTGCTCTTTCTTCTATACCAGCTGCCTCTCTTTAGGACCAGAAAGGAAGCAGGGGAATGTTCAAGCAGGAGTGGACTCCCATCACCTGGTCCTTCTGAGGCTGACACCCTCATATCAAGACCACCTTCTTTCGCTGGCCAGGCCCAGTgtctcaaacctgtaatcccagcactttgggaggccaaggcaggcggatcacctgaggttgggagtttgagaccagcctggccaacatggtgaaacctcgtctctactaaaaacacaaaaattagccaggcgtggtggtgcacacctgtaatcccagctactcaggaggcggaggcaggagaatcatttgaagccgggaggcagagattgcagtgagctgagatcgtactactgcattccagcctgggtgacagagtgagaatctgtctcaaaaaggaaaaacaaaactgtcttCTTTCCCAGATTTCCTGCTGCCTTTATCTTCGGTCCTGCCCCTCATACTCCCAAGACCTTGTCCTTGACCAGGTTCTAACATCTGACTAAGGTCACCCACATCTTCTGCCTGTGCACATCTGTGATTCCAATTTCCCACATGTCTGTGTGCGTGGGGTGTGTGTGAACAGAACCATGAGCCCAAGATCCAACTCAAACTAGGCATCCTACCCCCAGTCTTTCCCTGCCATTTAAGGTCCATCGTGGTTGCTGACAGGAAAGTGGGACTCTCCAGCGCATGCTCAAGAATAGAGGTAAAGAAATCCTGCATTAAAGACCCTGGAATCCAGCACGCATCCTTACACAGTAAGATCTGATGTCATTGTTGTGTATGACATAAGTGCTCAGGAAATACTTTCGGAAGTGAGTTGAATTCTTATCATTAACTATACCTAATCTACTGTGAGGGCCGGGATGGCAGTGACTTGTTCAAGGCTACGGTGAAAGTCACTGAGAGCTTCCTCCACCCAGCGCCCCAAGTCCTAAACCAGCCTCCTCTCCTTAGCTCAGGGGCCTCCTAGgaattcctgttttcctgcccCACTGTTCTTTGAGTGGAAAGCTAGGAATTGCTACCTTCCCATACTTGAAATTGAAATCTTCCTCCGACTCTCCTGGCTGGGGCACTGCCTCACAGAGTTGTAGGTAGTCCTTGGGTCTCATAAACTTAGTTAATCTATCCCATTATCACACCCCTGGGGGCTTGCAGAGAAGGTGAGGAGGGATGGGGAGGTGTTGGAGTTAGGATTAAGACAGCATCTACAAGGGCTGTCTCACTCGCATCTCGTATTTCCTTCATCTCAAAAGCGCACATGCAGGCACACATGCAAGCATCTGCCCTGTTTGCCCCGAAGTGCAAAAAAAGCTCAAATAAGCAGAGAATAAGAAAGAGCTTGGAAAAACCACATTGGGTCATAAGTCAGAGCTTGTGACTCAAGTCCATCTCCTGCtgtttctcttcctccatctGCCTGAAGGTCTTAGCCTTTCAGCGTGATCACCACAGCCACTAAGAGTCATAGAAGTGGGGGCAAGGTTCAAATTAACCAAAAGATTGCTGCTAGGAGTTCTCTATAGCAAAAGGTTTGGTGAAATCCTGGGTTGACTCTAAGACCTCATATTTGGATTACAGGAGTTCAAAGCTCAAGGAGTAACTACTTCCCGTATTAATTTCcaccaacaaacaaacaatagtTGTGGTCATGGGAAAAGGCACGGGGATAAGAGCTAGGAAGGCAGTTTCCAGGCAAGGCTTTGTCTCTCACTTGCTGTGTGGCTATGGCTgagtcactcaacctctctgtttTTCAGACCTAAAGAGGAGCACTGGACAAggaagtcttttaaaaaagttatgtGGTAAAATAGACACAACATAAGACCAATGAAGTACActtaaaccatttttaagtgtacttcattggcattaagtacatttacactGTCATGCAAACATCTGGACAAGGCGGTCTTGAAGTCTGTCAGTTTTATCATTCTGGGATTCTGTAATACCCATCTCTCCCTTTTTTATGTGCTCACTTACATTCTATTATAATCTATAGAATACATACTCTTCTGCACCTATAGCTAATGTTCTACAAAAACAGGAAGGATCTACATGTGCTAATCCGGAATGGAGCTGATTAAAAACCAGCATcttttgtccttttgtttttcctaatcTAAGGTGGCAGGTGGAGCTGGCCCATGAGACTTACTAGCTGTCGAGATGCGACGGAGGTGAAAAGGTGAAACCCAAGGggcagaggaaaggaggaggaaggccGGGATCTCGAACCACAGGCACGGTGAGTTTTCCCCACAGCTTCCTCCACCCCATTCTCACCCAGCGCAAGCCAGACCCCTCACCTCCAATTTCACTGTTCTAGCAGCAGAATAGCTATGGAAAGAATTACAACTGTGGAAATAAtagtaagaagaaaaacaagctcTTCCATCTGTGGGACAAGGGGCGGTCCGGTGGAACAAGCATGGATCTTGGTATCAAAGGGCCCAGGTTTTGCCCAGGTTCCCCTGCCCCAAACCTGCAGTGGTGATGCAGCTCATCTTTGGCCACGGCTGCAGGGTGACCCCCAGGGACTCTCGACCATCTCTTGGACCacactcccttccttctttctccatccCAGCCTGTTTGCTGTTCCTCACATGCCCTGCTTGGCCCCAGTCCTTCTGAGGCCTTTGCCACAGTGTCCCCTTGCCCTAATTATGCTTCCCCAACTGTGTGACAACTCACTTTTGTCTTGTCTCTGCTCGAATGAAGTTTATTAAACTTCATCCTGTCCATCCTACATTACGTAGCCCTCCTCCTCTTTTCAGCATGGGATATATTGTACATTTACATTTCAAGATTTACTAGGTATCATTATGGTCATCATTTCCAGATGATCACCTCACTTCCCACCTCCGAGAGCCCATGGGCATGCAGCTGATGTCATTTTGTACGTAGAGAACAACACTTAAGTTTGCTGCTGTACCTTGAGCACCTAGATGAGTACTTGGCACACAGCAGATACGCAATCCATCAATGACAGGGACAGTCCTGCTGTCGACCCCAGGGGGAGCTTCAGTGTGCTCACCGGGAAAGGAACAAGGGCCGATGATCTGCCTACCTGGCCAGGGTTTAGTGGCAGTCAGTGAGAGCTCTACAGAAGATGGGCTTTGTAAATGACAGCATTGAGGCATCTCCCATGGTGATAAGGGGGTGGGGATATCAGGCATCTGTCAGTAAAGGTGGGAGGGAGATATGACTACGGGGACTTGaacttctcctggctcagccttggCAGGGTGCAGAGCTCACCACCTCAAGCTTTTTATGCAAGGGACTCTCGACCATCTCTTGGGCCACACGCTCTCTCACTCCCTCCCAGCCTGTTTGCTGTTCCTCACATGCCCTGCTTGACCCCAGTCCTTCTGAGGCCTTTGCCACAGTGTCCCCCCGCCCGGATTATGCTTCCCCGACTGTGTCAGCTCACTTTTGTCCCGTCTCTGACCAAATCTGAGGCCCTTTTCCATTCCTATCCCCTTCCAGGTCACCATTTTAGATTCTGACTttctccttcacctcctcctGCCAGGTGTCCCCACATTCAAAGCATCCTAACCCCTTTGTGGAAGCCTCAGAAAATGGTTAAGGCCTCCACTCCGTCCACTAACACTGACCCTCCCCAAGCTGGAGTTTACCTTTCACCTTTCCTATCTCAAGATGAGCACACGGAATCTAGGCCCGATACTTCATgaatttgagaataaaatgaaaagaccaTCCCACATGCTGCCAAATACCAGCTGCCCCCAAGCTCATCTAGCCAACACTTCACGCTCCTTTCCCTCAGAGGATGCAATTTTAGTGGGGAGGGCCCAGGTCTGCTTGTCACATTTGGTTCAGCACATGCTGCAGAAGGACAACCACAGAAACCAGCCCAGGTCAGAGAGCAAAGCAGTGTCCTAAGGCACAGACACCTGGGTTCAAGATCAGGCCTTGAAAATTACAAAGTACCAAATGTCAGATATCATCTATGTACCCAATGCGTGCAAGGCACTTACACATACCGTCTCTTCAAAGTTGAGGAGCTCCATTTCCAAGGCAGGTACTACGATTCCTTTTCTCACGGACAATGAGCCTAATGCTCAGAGTCTGAATAGGCTCCTATGGCTGGCAAGGCAAGGCAGTGGCTGGGTGCTCACCTTTCTTAGGCCTGACCCCACCTACTCAAGAAGCTGGCGGAGGAAACCACACCAGGGTTGCTCAGTTCACTAGGTTCCATCAAGGCGCGCAGCACATGTGCCTCCCCAGTGTCAGAGGACAGCCAGTCCTTGGGACAGGAGCCTGCTCTttctctaggggagaatctgcaTCCCAGGCAGGACAGgggcaaaagaaaagagaagctggGAGAAAGGATGGGGAGGAGATGCAGCCTTGCTGTCCTTGGTAGGTCATTCTTTTGACCTTGCTTCCTTCTCAGAACACTGTGAACTTGTTTACATCACTTCTAGGCAAGGGTTGAGGCAACTGGTCTGGATTACGTCTTTCGACAAGGACCTTTCAGGATGTATACCACGTGAGAGGAATGGAGGGAGGTCCGACAGGCGGGGGTGAGTGTCAGCTCTGGTCACTGTGGACTTGCTGTGGAACTGCAGGGAGGCTGCTGAAGGTCTTTGGACCTTGGCTCCCTCCTCTGGGAAACAGGGCTGCCAGTCACGAGTCTCAAGAATGTGTATGGGGAGTCCCTGGTGGGGCTCTAGCACATGTCAGAAATGGGAGCAGAAATGAATGAACAGTCTTGCAATGGCTCACGTCCCCTCACAGTCTGGGCATTATGAATTTTCCAGGCAAAGGAGTTGATTTCCATAAAAACCAACAGAAGCATCTGTGGACCTAGTAATTCAAATGTCCCACTAGTCATGCAGgcatttaaaagacatttaccAAGCATTTTACTCTGCTTGAGTTGCCCAACCAGGCAACTCAAGGCACTGGGGAGACACTGCGGAGACAGACATGACAAGGAACACCCATCTTCTcagtttttgtgagaattaactGTAATAATGCAAGTACGGTATCTACCGAGGAGCCCAGCGTGGTAGATCTGCAAAAAACTAGTGGCAACCATAATTACTGATCTTATTATTAAGATGAACCTTCGCACCTACCCTCAACCCAAAAGCCTCGTGGAGAAGCAGGTGAGGAAGCGTGAAATGCAAGTCCCCAGCACACGGCAGTAGATGTGAATTCTCGTTCCTTCCTGAGTCTTTTGCTCTTGTTCCTCCCGCGGGCTGGAATGCTTCTCCCCAGCTCCGTGCCCAGCCCAGTCCCCTCACTTTATTCAGTTACGACTACGGTGATCAGGATATGCTTCCTGGAAGTGGTGACACCAGAGATAGTCCGAGAAGAATAAACATTCCCCAAAGTGAcaaggggtggggggggggtgtggtaATTTTTGTGACTAAAACGCTGTAAATGACAATGGTTATCTCCAGTAACTTCTCAGGGGAAGAGACAGCTCCCTGCCAGCCACCAGCTTGGGGTAGGATTGGTTTGGCCAGAGAAGCTGGATCCCCGCAGGCCTTTTGCAAACTGTGCCTGGCATGGGAAGAGAACAGCCTGCTTTGCTCTCAACCTGCTGAATGAACAAGGCTTACACGTGGGCAGCCTGTGTACTCAATGACGGCCCAGCCCAGTGCCAGGCCTTGTGTCACCGGATCCCGGTGCCAGGTGAGGAAGCCAAAACCAGCAGGGTGTGGTTCCTCTCCCAGCATCTGTGGAGCAGCACAGATCGGCCCTGAAAGCCCCAATTCTCCCCGCACCCCCATCCACTCTCAGCACAGGCTCCAGAGCTCCCTTGGGCCAGTAAGTTGAACTACCAGTGTGGCCCCTGGTTCTTTTGGCCTCAATTTCCCTtctgtaaaataagaacaaatagcTGCAAGGCCTGAAAAGGGCTCTTCTAGCTTCAGAATTCCAGattttaaagtttcctttaaTTCTTAAGCTCTAGTGATTACAACACACCGTATAATATCctaataataattatagtaacGATAATAGAAACTATGTGTGAAGCATCTACAAGATGCTAAGATTATTAACAGCCTGCATCCTTATTTCTCAAAAGTAAAAGACAAGTATGATATACGCATGTTTCCTAATgaataaggaagctgaggcacagggaaTTAAATGCCCCAGGCTGTACACAAAGAAGCTGAGCTCTGAAATCTACATCTGGACTCTACTGCCATTGCTCTTTCCAAAATACATTCTGGTACTAAAATCACTGATTTACTTAgggccaaagaaagaaaaacttttaaaggGAGACCCTGAGATGATGGAGACAAATCTGTCTCCATCTGTTGCCTCATTGGTGGCCCAGTTTATTCAGCACTAGATC
This DNA window, taken from Macaca thibetana thibetana isolate TM-01 chromosome 13, ASM2454274v1, whole genome shotgun sequence, encodes the following:
- the TRIB2 gene encoding tribbles homolog 2 isoform X2, with protein sequence MHSFVRTCKKLREEEAARLFYQIASAVAHCHDGGLVLRDLKLRKFIFKDEERTRVKLESLEDAYILRGDDDSLSDKHGCPAYVSPEILNTSGSYSGKAADVWSLGVMLYTMLVGRYPFHDIEPSSLFSKIRRGQFNIPETLSPKAKCLIRSILRREPSERLTSQEILDHPWFSTDFSVSNSGYGAKEVSDQLVPDVNMEENLDPFFN